From Leptidea sinapis chromosome 12, ilLepSina1.1, whole genome shotgun sequence, the proteins below share one genomic window:
- the LOC126967286 gene encoding geranylgeranyl transferase type-1 subunit beta gives MSADERKILAHRQHVNYFMRFLNVLPSSLSSHDTTRVTIAYFSVAGLDVLGSISSLPEDLRNRIINWLYRLQVFPDNETGDMSACGFQGSSTVNIDLNSDNKHYRCGHLAMTYTGLCILLTLGDDLSRLNRKAIIDGVRALQTEEGNFSATLSGCESDMRFVYCAACISYMLNDWSGFNIKRATDYIIKSIGYDFGIAQCPELESHGGTTFCALATLSLTNQLDQLTEKQIEGLKRWLILRQIDGFQGRPNKPVDTCYSFWVGASLKILDALQLSNYDLNKSYVFETQDCVAGGFSKWPDTCTDPMHTYLGLAGLSLIGQTGLLEIVPTLNITKRAHQHLKTLHEQWLHEVI, from the exons ATGAGTGCGGATGAACGAAAAATTTTAGCTCACAGACAacatgttaattattttatgagatTTCTCAATGTTTTGCCATCTTCATTATCTTCTCATGATACAACAAG AGTAACCATAGCTTATTTCTCAGTAGCTGGATTAGATGTATTAGGATCTATATCATCTCTACCTGAGGATCTACGAAATCGGATCATTAACTGGTTGTACAGGCTACAAGTGTTCCCTGACAATGAAA CCGGTGATATGTCGGCTTGTGGTTTTCAAGGGTCCTCAACAGTGAATATAGATTTGAATTCTGACAATAAGCATTATCGATGTGGCCATTTAGCAATGACGTACACGGGACTTTGCATCCTGCTCACTCTTGGTGATGATTTGTCGAGATTAAACAGAAAAGCAATAATTGACG GTGTGAGAGCGCTACAGACGGAGGAGGGAAACTTCTCGGCGACGCTTTCAGGCTGCGAGTCGGATATGAGGTTTGTGTACTGCGCGGCCTGTATCAGCTACATGCTTAACGACTGGTCCGGGTTCAATATCAAGAGAGCCACAGACTATATCATCAAATCTATC GGTTACGATTTCGGTATAGCGCAATGCCCAGAACTAGAATCTCACGGCGGCACGACGTTTTGCGCTCTGGCAACACTAAGCCTAACCAACCAACTAGACCAATTAACAGAGAAACAAATAGAGGGCCTCAAACGTTGGTTAATACTGCGGCAGATTGACGGCTTCCAGGGTCGACCCAACAAACCTGTTGACACCTGCTATAGCTTCTGGGTTGGTGCTTCGCTGAAGATTTTAGACGCCCTGCAACTGTCGAACTACGACCTCAATAAGAGTTACGTGTTTGAAACGCAAGACTGTGTTGCTGGGGGGTTCTCAAAATGGCCGGACACTTGCACAGATCCCATGCATACATATCTGGGCTTGGCCGGCCTGAGCCTTATAGGGCAGACTGGTTTGTTGGAAATAGTGCCTACGTTGAATATAACTAAACGCGCGCATCAGCATTTAAAAACGTTACACGAACAATGGTTGCACGAGGTGATATAg